A stretch of the Aggregatibacter sp. HMT-949 genome encodes the following:
- the pdxY gene encoding pyridoxal kinase: MKNVLSIQSHVVYGFAGNKSATFPMQLLGIDVWALNTVQFSNHTQYGKWTGMVIPQEQIREVISGLDDIEKLQQCDALLSGYLGSAEQVDQILYALQQIKKRNPNVLYLCDPVMPNAEKVCVVANGVREALIEKAIPVADIMTPNLSELRELSDFPINSFDDVLQAVRALLAKGVKKVLVKHLGKVGKINDPDTFEIIMATPQGIWHLSRPLYRFDFEPVGVGDLIAGTFLANLLNGKSDVEAFEAMNNEVTGVMKTTFDLNSYELQTIAARFEILNPSSNYKAEKIA; this comes from the coding sequence ATGAAAAACGTACTTTCCATTCAATCCCATGTGGTGTACGGCTTTGCCGGCAATAAATCAGCCACTTTCCCGATGCAGTTGCTTGGCATCGATGTATGGGCGCTCAACACCGTACAATTTTCCAACCATACCCAATACGGCAAATGGACGGGCATGGTGATCCCGCAAGAACAAATCCGTGAAGTGATTAGCGGCTTGGATGACATCGAAAAACTACAACAATGCGATGCGCTGCTTTCCGGCTATTTAGGCTCGGCTGAACAGGTTGATCAAATTCTTTACGCCTTGCAACAAATCAAAAAACGTAACCCTAACGTTCTTTATTTGTGCGATCCGGTGATGCCGAATGCAGAAAAAGTCTGCGTTGTGGCGAACGGCGTACGCGAAGCTTTAATTGAAAAAGCGATTCCCGTCGCAGATATTATGACGCCAAACTTAAGCGAATTGCGCGAACTGAGCGATTTCCCTATCAATAGCTTTGACGACGTCTTGCAAGCGGTGCGCGCGTTGCTTGCCAAAGGGGTAAAAAAAGTGTTAGTGAAACACTTGGGCAAAGTGGGCAAAATTAACGATCCCGACACCTTTGAAATCATTATGGCGACACCGCAAGGCATATGGCACTTAAGCCGGCCACTTTATCGGTTTGATTTCGAACCCGTGGGCGTGGGCGATTTGATTGCCGGAACTTTCTTGGCAAATTTACTTAACGGCAAATCCGATGTTGAAGCCTTTGAAGCCATGAATAACGAAGTGACCGGCGTGATGAAAACCACCTTTGATCTCAACTCCTATGAATTGCAAACCATTGCCGCACGTTTTGAGATCTTAAATCCGAGCAGCAACTACAAAGCCGAAAAAATCGCCTGA
- a CDS encoding DUF2442 domain-containing protein, whose amino-acid sequence MTTSAKHVRFDENIMWVELDDARILGIPLVWFPKLLRATKAELENYELSRRGIHWDALDEDISIDGLLAGRGDVTHSPQQVA is encoded by the coding sequence ATGACTACTTCGGCTAAACATGTACGTTTCGATGAAAACATAATGTGGGTTGAGCTGGATGATGCGCGTATTTTAGGTATTCCTTTAGTTTGGTTTCCAAAATTGTTACGAGCGACAAAAGCGGAGCTGGAAAATTATGAGCTCAGTCGTCGCGGTATTCATTGGGACGCGTTGGATGAAGATATTTCCATTGACGGATTACTGGCAGGGCGGGGCGATGTGACGCACAGTCCGCAACAAGTGGCTTAA
- the ispH gene encoding 4-hydroxy-3-methylbut-2-enyl diphosphate reductase, whose product MKIILANPRGFCAGVDRAISIVELALEIHGAPIYVRHEVVHNRFVVNGLRERGAIFVEELSEVPDGAIVIFSAHGVSQAVRQEAKERNLKVFDATCPLVTKVHMQVARASRKGTKAILIGHKGHPEVEGTMGQYSNDDGGIYLIESVEDIARLPVQENDELTFMTQTTLSLDDTVETIAALKEKYPAIQGPHKNDICYATTNRQEAVRELAKQSDLVLVVGSKNSSNSNRLAELASRMGVKSQLLDDPSDIRADWFDGVQTIGITAGASAPEELVQSIISRLKEFGVTTVEELQGLEENMFFEVPKELRVKEVN is encoded by the coding sequence ATGAAGATAATTTTAGCTAATCCGCGTGGTTTCTGTGCCGGCGTGGATCGTGCCATCAGCATCGTGGAGCTGGCGCTGGAAATTCACGGAGCGCCTATTTATGTGCGGCATGAAGTGGTACATAACCGTTTCGTGGTGAACGGCTTGCGTGAACGCGGTGCCATTTTTGTGGAAGAATTAAGCGAAGTACCGGACGGCGCCATTGTGATTTTCTCCGCCCACGGCGTGTCCCAAGCGGTGCGTCAGGAAGCGAAAGAACGCAATCTGAAAGTCTTCGACGCCACTTGCCCATTGGTAACCAAAGTGCACATGCAAGTGGCGCGTGCCAGTCGCAAAGGCACCAAAGCCATTTTAATTGGGCATAAAGGCCATCCCGAAGTGGAAGGCACCATGGGGCAATATAGTAATGACGACGGTGGCATTTATTTGATCGAAAGCGTGGAAGATATTGCACGCTTACCGGTGCAGGAAAATGACGAACTCACTTTTATGACGCAAACCACGCTGTCCTTAGACGACACGGTGGAAACCATCGCGGCCCTGAAAGAAAAATATCCCGCTATTCAAGGCCCGCATAAAAACGACATTTGCTATGCCACCACCAACCGTCAGGAAGCGGTACGTGAACTGGCGAAACAATCGGATTTGGTGCTTGTGGTAGGATCTAAAAACTCGTCTAACTCTAATCGTTTGGCGGAATTGGCTTCTCGGATGGGGGTGAAATCACAGCTTTTGGATGATCCTTCAGATATTCGCGCCGATTGGTTTGATGGCGTGCAAACCATCGGTATTACAGCCGGTGCATCCGCTCCGGAAGAACTGGTGCAATCTATTATTTCCCGACTGAAAGAATTCGGCGTCACCACCGTGGAAGAGCTTCAAGGCTTGGAAGAAAATATGTTCTTTGAAGTTCCGAAAGAGTTACGGGTAAAAGAAGTAAATTAA
- the znuB gene encoding zinc ABC transporter permease subunit ZnuB — MFEILFPALLSGILLSLITAPLGAFVVWRKMAYFGDTLSHSALLGVALGIFLQVNPYLAIVMLTLLLAVAMVWLESNTQFSVDTLLGIIAHSCLSLGVVTVGLLKNVRVDLMGYLFGDLLAINYTDLIYISIGVVTVLAVLIYFWQPLLSATVSPELAQVEGVNIKKMRFILMILTALTIALSMKFVGALIITSLLIIPAAAARRFARTPESMVFNAVLISMFAVIGGLLLSAFYDTAAGPSVVICCAFLFALSLFKKEPL; from the coding sequence ATGTTTGAAATTCTTTTTCCGGCCTTGTTAAGCGGCATTTTGCTTTCACTCATCACCGCACCGCTTGGTGCGTTTGTGGTGTGGCGCAAAATGGCCTATTTCGGCGATACGCTATCGCACTCCGCCTTACTTGGCGTAGCATTGGGCATTTTCTTACAAGTGAATCCTTACTTGGCAATTGTCATGCTCACGCTACTTCTTGCCGTCGCCATGGTATGGCTGGAAAGCAACACACAATTTTCCGTCGATACTTTACTCGGCATTATTGCCCACAGCTGTTTGTCGCTCGGCGTAGTCACCGTCGGTTTGCTGAAAAACGTGCGAGTGGATTTAATGGGTTATTTGTTCGGCGATTTATTGGCGATCAATTACACGGATTTAATTTACATTAGCATCGGCGTGGTTACGGTATTAGCCGTGCTCATTTATTTTTGGCAACCGTTGCTTTCCGCAACGGTTTCGCCGGAACTTGCCCAAGTGGAAGGCGTTAACATCAAAAAGATGCGTTTTATTTTGATGATTTTGACCGCCTTGACCATCGCGTTAAGTATGAAATTCGTTGGCGCGCTGATTATCACCTCCTTACTGATTATCCCTGCCGCTGCCGCGCGACGCTTTGCCCGAACACCCGAATCGATGGTTTTCAATGCGGTGCTCATAAGCATGTTCGCCGTCATCGGCGGTTTATTGCTGTCGGCATTTTACGACACGGCGGCCGGCCCTTCCGTGGTGATTTGTTGCGCATTTTTATTCGCGCTTTCTTTATTCAAAAAAGAACCTTTGTAA
- the lspA gene encoding signal peptidase II has product MAKNKSGLSFLWLSAVAFVLDLLTKYIVVQKFDLYESVNVLPVFNLTYVRNYGAAFSFLADHSGWQQYFFILLALGISGMLIYFLAKNRATQKLQNAAYALIIGGAMANMADRAYNGFVVDFLDFYWDIYHYPVFNVADIAICIGACLLALDAFKSEKKKVKDEQKSGQK; this is encoded by the coding sequence ATGGCAAAAAATAAATCCGGTCTTTCTTTTCTTTGGCTTAGTGCAGTGGCTTTTGTGCTTGATTTGCTCACTAAATATATTGTGGTGCAAAAATTCGATTTATACGAAAGCGTGAATGTACTGCCGGTATTTAATTTGACTTACGTACGCAACTATGGTGCGGCCTTTAGCTTTTTGGCGGATCATAGCGGTTGGCAGCAATATTTCTTTATCCTGTTGGCGTTGGGGATTTCCGGTATGTTGATTTATTTCTTAGCCAAAAACCGTGCAACACAAAAACTCCAAAATGCGGCTTATGCATTGATTATCGGTGGCGCGATGGCGAATATGGCCGATCGCGCTTATAACGGTTTTGTGGTGGATTTCTTGGATTTTTATTGGGATATTTATCATTATCCGGTATTTAATGTAGCGGACATTGCCATTTGTATCGGCGCCTGTTTGTTGGCGTTAGACGCGTTCAAAAGCGAAAAGAAAAAAGTAAAAGACGAACAGAAGAGCGGTCAAAAATGA
- the ileS gene encoding isoleucine--tRNA ligase, translating into MTDYKNTLNLPETGFPMRGDLAKREPVMLKNWYEKDLYQKIRQASKGKKSFILHDGPPYANGTIHIGHAVNKILKDIIVKSKTALGFDSPYIPGWDCHGLPIELKVEGLVGKPNEKISAAEFRQKCREYAAEQVEGQKKDFVRLGVLGDWDNPYLTMNFHTEANIIRTLGKVIANGHLYKGSKPVHWCLDCGSSLAEAEVEYEDRVSPSIYVRFPAESAVEIEGKFNAVGKGSGKLSAVIWTTTPWTMPSNRAISINPELEYQLVQLGDERVILAAELVESVVKATSIENIEILGSAKGMDLELLRFHHPFYDFTVPLILGDHVTTDGGTGLVHTAPDHGLDDFIVSQKYNVPMAGLVGNDGKFISSTPFFAGKGVFEANPLVIEKLQETGNLLKLDKIKHSYPHCWRHKTPIIFRATPQWFIGMETQGLRGQALGEIKQVRWIPDWGQARIEKMVENRPDWCISRQRTWGVPMTLFVHKETEELHPRTLELLEEVAKRVEKAGIQAWWDLDEKELLGADAETYRKVPDTLDVWFDSGSTYSSVVANRPEFNGQDIDMYLEGSDQHRGWFMSSLMLSTATDKKAPYKQVLTHGFTVDGQGRKMSKSIGNIVTPQEVMDKFGGDILRLWVASTDYTGEMTVSDEILKRAADSYRRIRNTARFLLANLNGFDPQRDAVKAEDMISLDRWAVACALEAQNEIKDAYDNYQFHAVVQRLMRFCSVEMGSFYLDIIKDRQYTTKADSLARRSCQTALWHIAEALVRWMAPILSFTADEIWGYLPKTATPRAEFVFTEEFYQGLFGLDESEKLDDAYWQALIKVRSEVNRVLEIARNEKVIGGGLEAEVTVYANDEYRALLEKLGDELRFVLITSKAVVKPLADKPADVAEGELEGIAVSVARSNGEKCPRCWHYSDKIGVNPQHPTLCPRCVENVAGNGEIRYFA; encoded by the coding sequence ATGACTGATTATAAAAATACCCTAAACCTACCCGAAACGGGCTTTCCGATGCGTGGCGATTTAGCCAAACGCGAGCCTGTGATGTTGAAAAATTGGTATGAAAAAGATCTTTACCAAAAAATTCGTCAGGCAAGCAAAGGTAAGAAATCTTTTATCTTGCACGACGGCCCTCCTTATGCCAACGGCACCATTCATATCGGTCATGCAGTTAATAAAATTCTGAAAGACATCATCGTGAAATCCAAAACCGCGCTGGGTTTTGATTCTCCTTATATCCCGGGCTGGGACTGCCACGGTTTGCCGATTGAACTGAAAGTAGAAGGCTTGGTAGGTAAACCGAACGAGAAAATTTCGGCGGCGGAATTCCGTCAAAAATGCCGTGAATATGCGGCGGAACAGGTGGAAGGTCAGAAAAAAGACTTTGTGCGCCTTGGGGTGTTGGGTGACTGGGATAATCCGTATTTGACCATGAATTTCCATACCGAAGCCAATATTATCCGCACCCTTGGTAAAGTGATTGCTAACGGCCATTTATACAAAGGCTCCAAACCGGTGCACTGGTGTTTGGATTGCGGTTCTTCCTTGGCGGAAGCGGAAGTGGAATATGAAGATCGCGTGTCTCCGTCTATTTATGTACGTTTCCCGGCGGAAAGTGCAGTGGAAATTGAAGGTAAATTCAACGCCGTGGGTAAAGGCAGTGGCAAACTTTCTGCGGTTATTTGGACTACTACTCCTTGGACGATGCCGTCTAACCGCGCGATTTCAATTAATCCGGAATTAGAGTATCAACTTGTTCAACTGGGTGACGAACGTGTGATTTTAGCCGCGGAACTGGTGGAATCTGTCGTAAAAGCAACAAGCATTGAAAATATAGAAATTTTAGGTTCGGCGAAAGGTATGGATCTTGAATTATTGCGTTTCCATCATCCGTTTTATGATTTCACCGTGCCTTTAATTTTAGGCGATCATGTCACTACTGACGGCGGTACCGGTTTGGTGCATACGGCACCGGATCACGGTTTGGACGACTTTATTGTGAGCCAAAAATATAATGTGCCAATGGCAGGTCTTGTAGGAAATGATGGTAAATTTATCTCCAGTACGCCGTTCTTTGCAGGCAAAGGCGTATTTGAGGCCAATCCGTTGGTCATCGAAAAATTACAAGAAACGGGGAACTTGTTGAAATTAGATAAGATTAAACACAGTTATCCACACTGCTGGCGTCATAAAACGCCGATTATTTTCCGCGCCACACCACAATGGTTCATCGGTATGGAAACCCAAGGTTTACGCGGACAAGCCTTGGGTGAAATCAAACAAGTGCGTTGGATTCCGGACTGGGGTCAAGCGCGCATTGAAAAAATGGTGGAAAATCGTCCTGACTGGTGTATTTCCCGTCAACGTACTTGGGGCGTGCCGATGACTTTATTCGTGCACAAAGAAACCGAAGAATTGCACCCGCGCACGTTGGAATTGCTTGAGGAAGTGGCAAAACGCGTAGAAAAAGCCGGCATTCAGGCATGGTGGGATTTAGACGAAAAAGAATTATTAGGTGCAGATGCGGAAACTTACCGCAAAGTGCCGGATACGTTGGACGTGTGGTTCGATTCCGGCTCCACTTATTCTTCTGTTGTGGCGAATCGTCCGGAATTTAATGGTCAAGACATCGATATGTATTTGGAAGGTTCCGACCAACACCGCGGCTGGTTTATGTCTTCGCTCATGCTTTCCACCGCCACAGATAAAAAAGCGCCGTATAAACAAGTATTAACACACGGCTTCACGGTGGACGGTCAGGGGCGCAAAATGTCTAAATCCATCGGTAACATCGTGACACCGCAAGAAGTCATGGATAAATTCGGCGGCGATATTTTACGTTTATGGGTGGCGTCCACCGATTACACCGGCGAAATGACGGTGTCTGACGAAATCTTAAAACGCGCGGCGGACAGCTACCGTCGTATCCGTAACACGGCGCGTTTCTTGTTGGCAAACTTAAACGGCTTTGATCCACAACGCGACGCAGTGAAAGCGGAAGACATGATTAGCTTGGATCGCTGGGCGGTGGCTTGTGCGTTAGAGGCGCAAAACGAAATTAAAGACGCCTACGACAACTATCAATTCCATGCCGTGGTGCAACGCTTAATGCGTTTCTGCTCGGTGGAAATGGGCTCGTTCTATCTTGATATTATCAAAGACCGTCAATACACCACCAAAGCGGACAGCCTTGCCCGTCGTAGTTGCCAAACCGCCTTATGGCATATTGCAGAAGCGTTGGTGCGTTGGATGGCACCAATTCTGTCATTCACCGCGGATGAAATTTGGGGTTACTTACCGAAAACCGCTACGCCGCGCGCCGAATTCGTGTTTACCGAAGAGTTTTACCAAGGCTTATTTGGCTTAGATGAAAGTGAAAAATTAGACGACGCTTACTGGCAAGCCCTGATTAAAGTGCGTTCCGAAGTGAACCGCGTGCTGGAAATCGCCCGTAATGAGAAAGTGATCGGCGGTGGTTTGGAGGCGGAAGTCACCGTCTATGCTAACGATGAATATCGCGCGTTATTGGAAAAACTCGGCGATGAACTCCGTTTCGTGCTGATTACTTCCAAAGCAGTAGTTAAACCGTTGGCGGATAAACCTGCTGATGTAGCAGAGGGCGAATTGGAAGGCATTGCGGTGAGCGTTGCGCGTTCCAACGGCGAAAAATGCCCGCGTTGCTGGCATTATTCCGACAAAATCGGCGTCAACCCGCAACATCCGACCCTTTGTCCGCGTTGCGTGGAAAATGTGGCAGGTAACGGCGAAATCCGTTACTTTGCGTAA
- the ribF gene encoding bifunctional riboflavin kinase/FAD synthetase, producing MQLIRGLPNASLILQGSALTIGNFDGVHLGHQAILRHLRAKADELHLPMVVMLFEPQPREYFSTENAPARLMHLRDKLFYFEQAGVDIVIVAKFDRSFAALPAQQFIEDWLVRKLNVKFLSIGDDFKFGAKRLGNFAMLQQAGEKFGFTVEDSHSFCLNELRISSTAIREALAKNDLALAKKLLGRPYRILGRVIHGNELGRTIGFPTANIRLHRQVNPVKGVYAVKVRLKSGALFNGVANIGTRPTINGMNQLLEAHLFDFQGDLYGQWLEVELCHKIRNEMKFPSFEDLKKQIAQDVETAKTFLEGVE from the coding sequence ATGCAATTAATTCGAGGGCTACCGAATGCAAGCCTGATTTTACAAGGCAGTGCATTGACTATTGGCAATTTTGACGGCGTGCATTTAGGGCATCAAGCAATTTTGCGCCATTTGCGGGCGAAAGCCGATGAATTGCATTTGCCCATGGTGGTGATGCTGTTTGAACCGCAGCCGCGCGAATATTTTTCTACCGAAAACGCGCCGGCGCGTTTAATGCATTTGCGCGATAAATTGTTTTACTTTGAACAGGCAGGCGTGGATATTGTGATCGTGGCGAAATTCGACCGCTCTTTTGCCGCCTTGCCCGCACAGCAATTTATTGAAGATTGGCTGGTGCGCAAATTAAACGTGAAATTTTTAAGTATCGGCGACGATTTCAAATTTGGCGCCAAACGCTTGGGCAATTTTGCCATGTTGCAACAAGCGGGTGAAAAATTCGGTTTTACCGTGGAAGATAGCCACAGCTTTTGCCTGAACGAACTACGTATCAGTAGTACCGCCATCCGTGAAGCCTTGGCGAAGAACGATTTAGCGTTGGCGAAAAAATTGCTCGGACGCCCATATCGCATTTTAGGGCGCGTGATTCACGGCAACGAACTGGGTCGCACCATTGGATTCCCCACCGCTAATATCCGTTTGCACCGTCAGGTAAATCCGGTGAAAGGGGTTTACGCAGTAAAGGTTCGGTTAAAATCCGGCGCGCTTTTTAACGGTGTGGCAAACATCGGCACACGCCCGACCATCAACGGCATGAATCAATTATTAGAAGCGCATTTATTTGATTTTCAAGGCGATCTTTACGGACAATGGTTGGAAGTGGAACTCTGCCACAAAATCCGCAACGAAATGAAATTTCCCTCCTTTGAGGATTTAAAAAAACAGATCGCACAGGATGTGGAAACGGCAAAAACGTTTCTTGAGGGAGTTGAATAA
- the accA gene encoding acetyl-CoA carboxylase carboxyl transferase subunit alpha — protein sequence MNQEYLDFELPIAELEAKIEALRAASDDKVDLSDEIKRLQKKSDELTQKTFANLDAWQVSRMARHPHRPYTLDYIEHIFTEFEELAGDRAFADDKAIVGGLARLDGRPVMVIGHQKGRTVKDKVKRNFGMPAPEGYRKALRLMEMAERFKLPIITFIDTPGAYPGIGAEERGQAEAIARNLREMAQLTVPVICTVIGEGGSGGALAIGVGDKVNMLQYSTYSVISPEGCASILWKSAEKASTAAEVMGLTAARLKELGLIDNIVQEPLGGAHRDYATMAANLKQRLRKDLAELDKLDQETLLRRRYDRLMSYGYC from the coding sequence ATGAACCAGGAATATTTAGATTTTGAACTGCCGATTGCGGAATTAGAGGCAAAAATCGAAGCCCTACGCGCGGCATCCGACGATAAAGTCGATCTCAGTGACGAAATTAAACGCTTACAAAAGAAAAGCGACGAATTGACCCAAAAAACCTTCGCTAATCTGGATGCTTGGCAGGTTTCCCGCATGGCGCGCCATCCGCATCGTCCATACACATTAGATTATATTGAGCATATTTTCACCGAGTTTGAAGAACTCGCCGGCGATCGCGCGTTTGCCGACGATAAAGCGATTGTAGGCGGTTTGGCGCGTTTGGACGGGCGTCCGGTAATGGTAATTGGGCACCAAAAAGGTCGTACCGTGAAAGACAAGGTGAAACGTAACTTCGGTATGCCGGCGCCGGAAGGTTACCGTAAAGCGCTGCGTTTAATGGAAATGGCGGAACGCTTTAAATTACCGATTATCACCTTCATCGACACGCCGGGCGCTTATCCGGGCATCGGTGCGGAAGAACGCGGTCAGGCGGAAGCAATTGCTCGCAACTTGCGCGAAATGGCGCAGTTAACGGTGCCGGTGATTTGTACCGTCATCGGCGAAGGCGGTTCCGGCGGCGCGTTAGCTATCGGTGTGGGCGACAAAGTTAATATGTTGCAATATTCCACTTACTCGGTAATCTCGCCGGAAGGTTGCGCATCCATTCTCTGGAAAAGTGCGGAAAAAGCCTCGACTGCCGCAGAAGTAATGGGTTTGACCGCCGCGCGTTTAAAAGAATTAGGGTTAATCGACAATATCGTGCAAGAGCCATTAGGTGGAGCTCATCGTGATTACGCAACGATGGCAGCGAATCTTAAACAACGCTTAAGAAAAGATCTCGCCGAACTCGACAAACTGGATCAAGAAACATTGTTACGCCGACGTTACGATCGCTTAATGTCTTACGGCTACTGTTAA
- the mepM gene encoding murein DD-endopeptidase MepM yields MQHVKLARDRRKRKSRIKAAIFFVALALIFSGAMLGLKDRAQSDASVQSELAPEMIDDTQYQSLHPEETDKTTQNTPPTNAPQKDDATSYDDELQAQDDEAEEVKPQFDELDALPQNAQDALSGLLDAADQALRITDQFSYTVAQGDTLKDVLELSGLEDDTAKQLIASYPELQSLKAGQQFYWILDKSEQLEYLNWLVSEKEERIYERTEEGKFKRQILEKQSVWKKEVLKGQVNGSLAAGLRALGLDGRQIAQLSSALQWQISLQKLKEGSRFSVLVSREYLSDKLTGQGNVEAIHIVAEGKSYYAVQATNGRYYNQQGETLGKGFARYPLQRQARVSSPFNPNRRHPVTGRVRPHKGVDFSVPQGTPIIAPADALVEKVAYQGGGAGRYIVLRHGREYQTVYMHLSRSLVRAGQTVKKGERIALSGNTGISTGPHLHYEFHINGRPVNPLSVKLPGTSSGMSTAERKQFLVRAKEAERMLRL; encoded by the coding sequence TTGCAACACGTTAAATTAGCCCGCGACAGACGAAAACGAAAATCCCGCATTAAAGCGGCGATTTTTTTTGTCGCATTGGCGCTTATTTTTAGCGGTGCGATGTTGGGACTGAAAGACCGCGCGCAATCCGACGCGAGCGTGCAAAGCGAGCTTGCACCGGAAATGATCGACGACACGCAATATCAATCTCTCCATCCCGAAGAAACCGACAAAACGACACAAAATACTCCGCCGACGAATGCTCCGCAAAAGGATGACGCCACCTCTTACGACGATGAATTGCAAGCGCAAGATGACGAAGCGGAAGAAGTCAAGCCACAATTCGATGAACTCGACGCGCTTCCGCAAAATGCCCAAGACGCCTTAAGCGGTTTATTAGACGCGGCAGATCAAGCGCTGCGTATTACTGATCAATTCAGCTACACCGTTGCGCAAGGCGACACGTTAAAAGATGTGTTAGAGCTTTCCGGTTTAGAAGACGATACGGCGAAACAACTTATCGCTTCCTATCCCGAACTGCAGAGTTTGAAAGCAGGTCAGCAATTTTATTGGATTTTGGATAAAAGTGAGCAGTTGGAATATTTAAACTGGCTCGTTTCGGAAAAAGAAGAACGCATTTATGAACGGACGGAAGAAGGCAAATTTAAACGTCAGATTTTAGAAAAACAAAGCGTTTGGAAAAAAGAAGTGTTGAAAGGCCAAGTAAACGGTTCTTTGGCAGCCGGTTTGCGCGCCTTAGGTTTGGACGGGCGCCAGATCGCTCAATTGAGCAGCGCATTGCAATGGCAAATCAGCCTACAAAAACTTAAAGAAGGCAGTCGGTTTTCCGTATTGGTTTCGCGTGAATACTTAAGCGATAAACTCACCGGTCAAGGCAACGTGGAAGCGATTCACATCGTGGCCGAAGGCAAAAGTTATTATGCCGTTCAAGCGACAAATGGCCGTTATTACAACCAACAAGGCGAAACTTTAGGCAAAGGTTTTGCACGCTATCCGTTACAACGTCAGGCGCGGGTTTCTTCTCCTTTTAATCCAAATCGTCGTCATCCGGTGACGGGGCGGGTTCGTCCGCATAAGGGCGTGGATTTTTCGGTGCCACAAGGCACGCCAATTATCGCGCCGGCGGACGCTTTGGTAGAAAAAGTGGCTTATCAAGGCGGTGGCGCGGGTCGTTATATCGTCTTACGTCACGGGCGTGAATATCAAACTGTGTATATGCATTTAAGCCGCTCTTTAGTGCGCGCCGGACAAACGGTGAAAAAAGGCGAACGTATCGCGCTTTCCGGAAATACCGGAATTTCGACGGGGCCGCATTTACATTATGAATTTCACATCAACGGACGCCCGGTAAACCCACTTTCCGTGAAGTTACCCGGAACCAGCAGCGGCATGAGTACGGCGGAACGTAAGCAATTCTTAGTTCGAGCAAAAGAAGCCGAAAGAATGTTGAGATTGTGA
- the znuC gene encoding zinc ABC transporter ATP-binding protein ZnuC, producing MQIRSVQRDPLSPLIELKNINVAFEQKTALQNINLNIYPNSIITIVGPNGGGKSTLLKILLKLQKPTSGEVIYHKNVRIGYVPQKIHLDHSLPLTVERFLALKKGVTAGEISTALEQLSVAHLRNNNMQRLSGGEMQRVLLARAILNKPNLLVLDEPTQGVDISGQAELYQLIQRTQQQLNCAVLMVSHDLHIVMADSKEVLCINQHICCAGTPETLSNDPTFMRLWGDQLSQNVGFYTHHHNHHHDLHGDVCACNASTERGRH from the coding sequence ATGCAAATTCGTTCCGTGCAACGCGATCCACTTTCTCCATTAATTGAACTCAAAAATATCAATGTGGCGTTCGAACAAAAAACCGCGTTACAAAATATCAATTTAAACATTTACCCCAATTCCATCATTACCATCGTAGGCCCGAACGGCGGCGGCAAATCCACTTTGCTGAAAATCCTATTAAAATTGCAAAAGCCGACATCCGGCGAAGTGATTTATCACAAAAACGTACGCATCGGCTACGTACCGCAGAAAATTCATTTAGATCACAGTTTACCGCTCACTGTAGAACGTTTTCTCGCCTTAAAAAAAGGCGTCACGGCCGGTGAAATCAGCACCGCATTGGAGCAGCTTTCCGTCGCGCATTTGCGTAATAACAATATGCAACGCTTGTCGGGCGGAGAAATGCAGCGCGTGTTATTGGCGCGTGCCATTTTGAATAAACCCAATTTGTTGGTGCTAGATGAACCGACTCAAGGCGTGGATATCAGCGGCCAGGCGGAGCTTTATCAACTGATTCAGCGAACCCAACAACAACTTAATTGCGCGGTATTAATGGTGTCGCACGATTTACATATCGTGATGGCCGACAGTAAAGAAGTGTTGTGCATAAACCAACACATTTGCTGCGCCGGCACGCCGGAAACCTTATCGAACGATCCGACCTTTATGCGCTTATGGGGCGACCAACTCTCACAAAATGTCGGCTTTTATACGCATCATCATAATCATCATCACGATTTACACGGCGACGTATGCGCTTGCAACGCTTCTACCGAACGTGGTCGGCATTAA
- a CDS encoding DUF4160 domain-containing protein has product MPVILRFKGYIFFFYSNEGNPLEPAHIHIRNAESEAKFWLEPEIFLARNDGFNSKELREIFSIIESNQPQFKEAWYDYFG; this is encoded by the coding sequence ATGCCGGTGATTTTACGTTTTAAAGGTTATATTTTCTTTTTTTACTCTAATGAAGGTAATCCCTTAGAACCCGCGCATATTCACATTCGAAACGCCGAATCGGAAGCAAAATTTTGGTTGGAACCGGAAATTTTCCTAGCACGAAATGATGGCTTTAATTCTAAAGAATTGAGAGAAATTTTTTCAATTATTGAAAGCAATCAACCACAATTTAAGGAGGCTTGGTATGACTACTTCGGCTAA